Proteins co-encoded in one Paraburkholderia terrae genomic window:
- the aspT gene encoding aspartate-alanine antiporter, with amino-acid sequence MDLIHNIFHKSPEIALFLSLAVGYFIGQIKFGKFQLGGVGGSLLAAVVISQAGVSIDSGVKAVMFAVFIYAVGYDSGPGFFNSLNRKTLREIAMALFLAISALVTVIICAKIFHLNKGLAAGLAGGALTQSAIIGTAGDAIARLGLPAEEVKSLQSDVAIAYAVTYVFGSLGAIIVCVNILPKFMGRDLRSAALDAEAKLAGGTPSRAPGQLAALPELVGRAFRVGPAAGRKVSEIEMAAQDFVSIEKIRRAGKEIEPGPNVVLAADDVVLVVGRREGMVPVAPTIGTEISDVTDVSAVMQTRQAVFTAKGLNHTTIQKVRETVDRDLRHGVFLESITRVGQPVPIMPETKLEHGDVLTYFGSAKDTKRAVAATGYELPYSIKTDFIYMGVGMVIGLLIGLIVVNIGGVPLTLGSGGGCLLAGLVFGWMRGKHPMYGVMPPAASRLLQDFGLAAFVSVVGLNSGLQAVTTIKQLGVTIFLLGVVVTLVPLLLTMLFGRYVLRYDNAAILAGALSGSRSANPAFGGVLDKAESAVPTVPFAITYAIANVLLTLLGPLVVGLV; translated from the coding sequence ATGGATCTGATACACAACATTTTTCACAAGTCACCCGAGATAGCGTTGTTTTTATCGCTGGCCGTGGGGTACTTCATCGGTCAGATCAAGTTCGGCAAGTTCCAGTTGGGCGGCGTCGGGGGCTCGCTGCTGGCGGCTGTCGTGATCAGTCAGGCGGGTGTGTCGATCGACAGCGGCGTGAAGGCGGTGATGTTCGCCGTCTTCATCTACGCGGTCGGTTACGACTCGGGGCCGGGCTTCTTCAACTCGCTGAACCGCAAGACCTTGCGCGAGATCGCCATGGCGCTGTTTCTCGCCATCTCGGCGCTGGTCACCGTCATCATCTGCGCGAAGATTTTCCATCTGAACAAGGGGCTGGCGGCGGGCCTCGCGGGCGGCGCGCTCACGCAGTCGGCGATCATCGGCACGGCGGGCGATGCGATCGCGCGTCTCGGCCTGCCCGCCGAAGAAGTGAAGTCGCTGCAGTCGGACGTCGCGATTGCGTACGCGGTGACCTACGTGTTCGGCTCGCTCGGCGCGATCATCGTGTGCGTGAACATCCTGCCCAAGTTCATGGGCCGCGACCTGCGCTCGGCCGCGCTCGACGCCGAGGCGAAGCTCGCGGGCGGCACGCCGTCGCGCGCGCCGGGGCAACTGGCGGCGCTGCCGGAACTGGTCGGGCGCGCGTTCAGGGTAGGGCCGGCGGCGGGGCGCAAGGTGTCCGAGATCGAAATGGCCGCGCAGGACTTCGTGTCGATCGAAAAAATCCGCCGCGCCGGCAAGGAGATCGAGCCGGGACCGAATGTCGTGCTCGCGGCTGACGACGTCGTGCTCGTTGTCGGGCGGCGCGAGGGCATGGTGCCCGTCGCGCCGACAATCGGCACGGAAATCTCGGACGTCACCGACGTCAGCGCCGTCATGCAGACACGCCAGGCCGTGTTCACTGCAAAAGGCCTGAACCACACGACGATCCAGAAAGTGCGCGAAACCGTCGATCGCGATCTGCGCCACGGCGTGTTCCTCGAAAGCATCACGCGGGTCGGCCAGCCGGTGCCGATCATGCCGGAGACGAAACTCGAGCACGGTGACGTGCTGACCTACTTCGGCTCCGCAAAGGACACGAAGCGCGCCGTCGCGGCGACGGGCTACGAGCTGCCGTATTCGATCAAGACCGACTTCATCTACATGGGCGTCGGCATGGTGATCGGCCTGCTGATCGGCCTGATCGTGGTCAATATCGGCGGTGTGCCGCTCACGCTCGGTTCGGGCGGCGGCTGCCTGCTCGCGGGCCTTGTGTTCGGCTGGATGCGCGGCAAGCATCCGATGTACGGCGTCATGCCGCCCGCCGCATCGAGACTGTTGCAGGACTTCGGGCTGGCCGCGTTCGTGTCGGTGGTCGGGCTGAACTCGGGGCTGCAGGCCGTGACGACGATCAAGCAACTCGGCGTCACGATCTTCCTGCTCGGCGTGGTCGTGACGCTGGTCCCGCTGCTGCTGACGATGCTGTTCGGCCGTTACGTGCTGCGTTACGACAACGCGGCGATTCTGGCGGGCGCGCTGTCCGGCTCGCGCAGCGCGAACCCGGCGTTCGGCGGCGTGCTGGACAAGGCCGAAAGCGCCGTGCCGACCGTGCCGTTCGCGATCACGTATGCGATTGCGAACGTGCTGCTGACATTGCTGGGGCCGCTCGTCGTCGGGCTGGTCTGA
- the aspT gene encoding aspartate-alanine antiporter, with amino-acid sequence MVAELLKSQPEIALFASLALGYFIGSFKIGPIQLGGVCGTLIVSLLLGQTGARIGPDLKNIAFALFIFALGFTGGPQFFANIGRGWRYGLLSVVEIVSVLALVMFAVWLLHLDPGTAAGLLAGAATESAVIGTASEAVAKLGLAEAETLRLQANIVTAYSVSYLFGLITIVLFTSQFAALLLRVNLRDEAERVWRQLGGGDSLGEGERLAAPALVGRAFRVGPAAGVAIGAFEAKYGHNLTIEQIERRGAPLAVAPDVVLAADDLVLVDGRREALVAAAPSLGEEVASGHHFSTALAEMVDVVLTRKDAHGATIRQLRERADPDQGRGIYIAAVTRLESRVPALPGTELNRGDVLTLVGAKADVLRGAKRLGYLLPATLKTDFVYLGLGVLIGMAIGRLSGSIGGITLALGTGGGCLLSGLLFGWIRSHYPVIGSLPPAAAQIIKDFGLATFIAAVGLSAGPDAIKLVREYGLALPVAGILMVLVPGLLSLWIGRMFLKLDAPMLLGAIAGQQCSTPAISALVGVTGNSTPVIGYTITYALSNILLPLMGPVVVGMAAKFGG; translated from the coding sequence ATGGTCGCCGAATTGCTTAAGTCTCAGCCGGAGATTGCGCTGTTCGCGAGTCTTGCGCTCGGATACTTTATCGGCTCGTTCAAAATCGGCCCAATCCAGTTGGGCGGCGTGTGCGGCACGCTGATCGTGTCGTTGCTGCTCGGGCAGACGGGCGCGCGCATCGGGCCCGACCTCAAGAACATCGCGTTTGCGCTGTTCATCTTCGCGCTCGGCTTCACGGGCGGACCTCAATTCTTCGCCAACATCGGGCGCGGCTGGCGTTACGGGCTGCTGTCCGTCGTCGAAATCGTCTCGGTGCTCGCGCTCGTGATGTTCGCCGTCTGGCTGCTGCATCTCGATCCGGGCACGGCGGCAGGCCTGCTGGCGGGCGCGGCGACGGAGTCGGCGGTGATCGGCACGGCGTCGGAAGCCGTCGCGAAGCTCGGTTTGGCCGAGGCCGAGACGTTACGCCTGCAAGCGAACATCGTCACCGCCTACAGCGTCAGCTATCTGTTCGGGCTTATCACGATCGTGCTTTTCACGAGCCAGTTCGCGGCGCTGCTGTTGCGCGTGAATCTGCGCGACGAAGCCGAGCGAGTGTGGCGGCAACTCGGCGGCGGCGACTCGCTCGGGGAAGGGGAGCGGCTTGCCGCGCCCGCGCTGGTGGGGCGCGCGTTCCGCGTCGGTCCGGCGGCGGGCGTCGCGATTGGCGCCTTCGAGGCGAAATACGGCCACAACCTGACGATCGAGCAGATCGAACGCCGCGGCGCGCCGCTGGCCGTCGCGCCTGACGTCGTGCTCGCTGCCGACGACCTCGTGCTGGTCGATGGACGGCGCGAGGCGCTGGTTGCCGCTGCGCCGTCGCTCGGCGAGGAAGTCGCGTCGGGCCATCATTTCTCGACGGCACTCGCCGAGATGGTCGACGTCGTGCTCACGCGCAAGGACGCGCACGGCGCGACGATCCGTCAGTTGCGCGAGCGGGCCGACCCGGACCAGGGCCGCGGCATCTACATCGCGGCCGTCACGCGGCTGGAGTCGCGCGTGCCTGCGCTGCCCGGCACCGAACTGAATCGCGGCGACGTGCTGACGCTGGTCGGCGCGAAGGCCGACGTGCTGCGCGGCGCGAAGCGGCTCGGCTACCTGCTGCCCGCCACCTTGAAGACCGATTTCGTCTATCTCGGCCTCGGCGTGTTGATCGGCATGGCGATCGGGCGATTATCGGGCAGCATCGGCGGCATCACGCTCGCGCTCGGCACGGGCGGCGGATGTCTGCTGTCCGGGCTGCTGTTCGGCTGGATCCGTTCGCACTATCCCGTCATCGGCTCGCTGCCGCCCGCGGCTGCGCAAATCATCAAGGACTTCGGGCTGGCGACCTTCATCGCCGCCGTCGGGCTGTCGGCCGGACCGGATGCGATCAAGCTCGTGCGCGAGTATGGCCTCGCGCTGCCCGTCGCCGGGATTCTGATGGTACTGGTGCCGGGTCTGCTGTCGCTGTGGATCGGCCGGATGTTCCTGAAGCTCGACGCGCCGATGCTGCTCGGCGCGATTGCCGGCCAGCAGTGCAGCACGCCCGCAATCAGTGCGCTGGTCGGCGTGACGGGCAATTCGACGCCCGTCATCGGCTACACGATCACCTACGCGTTATCGAACATCCTGCTGCCGCTGATGGGTCCCGTCGTAGTCGGGATGGCCGCGAAATTCGGCGGCTGA
- a CDS encoding LysR family transcriptional regulator codes for MNQIYAMRVFVRVAETQSFRRAAQQLKVSNALVTRSIATLEAHLHARLINRTTRNLSLTEAGTHYLEGCRGLLEELDHLEGSVAGTEREPGGTLRVVATGALSPQALTQLLDGYRRRFPKVHIRLTLAERLPHLIEDGYDVGLFIAGPMPAAAAADTDSVELSFATQRLVPCAAPSYLAAREEPRHPDHLALHSCIATPSEQRGPTVWHFIESDGDAQPVTLDPSYMVNSPLLVRLAAIAGMGVAVLPEPLVADDFATGALKRIMQDYTVDESQAKVSLVYPRRRHLPAKTRAFVDYTLEHAGCPASALPTDAHAIIAHDLHPAAQHAS; via the coding sequence ATGAATCAGATCTATGCCATGCGGGTCTTTGTCCGGGTCGCCGAAACACAGAGCTTCAGGCGCGCGGCCCAGCAGCTGAAAGTATCGAACGCGCTCGTGACGCGCTCGATCGCCACACTCGAAGCGCACCTGCACGCGCGCCTCATCAACCGCACGACGCGCAACCTTTCGCTGACCGAGGCGGGCACGCACTATCTGGAAGGCTGCCGCGGACTGCTCGAGGAGCTCGACCATCTGGAAGGCTCGGTCGCGGGCACCGAGCGCGAGCCGGGCGGCACGCTACGCGTCGTCGCGACGGGCGCGCTGTCGCCGCAGGCGCTCACGCAACTGCTCGACGGTTACCGCCGTCGCTTTCCGAAGGTGCATATCCGGCTCACGCTCGCCGAGCGCCTGCCGCATCTGATCGAAGACGGCTATGACGTGGGCCTCTTCATCGCGGGCCCGATGCCAGCGGCCGCGGCGGCGGATACCGACAGTGTCGAGCTGTCGTTTGCGACGCAGCGCCTCGTGCCGTGCGCCGCGCCGTCCTATCTGGCTGCGCGCGAGGAGCCGCGCCATCCCGATCATCTGGCGCTGCATTCGTGCATCGCGACGCCTTCCGAGCAACGCGGCCCGACCGTCTGGCATTTCATCGAAAGCGATGGCGACGCGCAGCCCGTCACGCTCGATCCGTCGTACATGGTCAACAGCCCGCTGCTGGTGCGGCTCGCGGCGATTGCCGGAATGGGCGTCGCGGTGCTGCCCGAGCCGCTCGTCGCCGACGACTTCGCAACGGGCGCGCTGAAGCGCATCATGCAGGACTACACCGTCGACGAATCGCAGGCCAAGGTGTCGCTCGTCTATCCGCGCCGCCGTCATCTGCCCGCGAAAACGCGCGCGTTCGTCGATTACACGCTCGAGCATGCGGGTTGTCCGGCGTCAGCGCTGCCCACCGACGCGCATGCAATCATCGCGCACGACCTGCATCCCGCCGCGCAGCATGCTTCGTGA
- a CDS encoding 2-hydroxyacid dehydrogenase, whose protein sequence is MRMILFSSRQYDIDTFTEANAAYRYELHFQESHLEADTAVLAEGFDVVCPFVNDLVDAATLERLHAGGTRLIALRSAGFNHVDLAAAQRLGIGVVRVPAYSPHAVAEHAVGMILALNRKLARAVARTREGDFSLNGLLGFDLYGKTVGVIGTGIIGRCFARIMAGFGMQVLAHDPGPPATELLALGGRYVPLDTLLADSDVVSLHCPLLPSTYHLIDRHALAKMKRGAMLINTGRGGLVESNALVGALKSGQLGHLGLDVYEEEGGIFFEDHSNLPLQDDVLARLLMFPNVIVTAHQAFFTREAMTEIAQTTLGNVEAWRDGTPRNAVEAPTGG, encoded by the coding sequence ATGCGCATGATTCTGTTCAGCAGCCGCCAGTACGATATCGACACGTTCACCGAGGCGAATGCCGCGTACCGCTACGAGTTGCACTTCCAGGAGTCGCATCTCGAAGCGGACACGGCCGTCCTCGCCGAGGGTTTCGACGTCGTGTGCCCATTCGTCAACGACCTGGTCGACGCTGCCACGCTCGAACGCCTGCATGCGGGCGGCACGCGGCTCATCGCACTGCGCTCGGCGGGCTTCAATCACGTCGATCTCGCGGCGGCGCAGCGGCTCGGTATCGGCGTCGTGCGGGTGCCCGCCTATTCACCGCATGCGGTCGCCGAGCACGCGGTCGGGATGATCCTGGCGCTGAACCGCAAGCTCGCGCGCGCCGTGGCCCGCACGCGCGAAGGCGACTTCTCGCTGAACGGACTGCTTGGTTTCGATTTGTACGGCAAGACGGTTGGCGTGATCGGCACGGGGATTATCGGGCGCTGCTTCGCGCGCATCATGGCGGGCTTCGGCATGCAGGTGCTCGCGCACGATCCCGGGCCGCCCGCTACCGAACTGCTGGCGCTCGGCGGGCGCTATGTGCCGCTCGATACGCTGCTCGCGGATTCGGACGTCGTGAGCCTGCATTGCCCGCTGCTGCCGTCGACGTATCACCTGATCGATCGCCACGCGCTCGCGAAGATGAAGCGCGGCGCGATGCTGATCAATACGGGGCGCGGCGGACTGGTCGAAAGCAATGCGCTGGTCGGCGCGCTCAAGAGCGGCCAGTTGGGGCATCTCGGGCTCGATGTGTACGAGGAAGAAGGCGGGATTTTTTTCGAGGACCACTCGAATCTGCCGTTGCAGGATGACGTGCTTGCGCGGCTGTTGATGTTTCCCAATGTGATTGTGACCGCGCATCAGGCTTTTTTTACCCGCGAGGCGATGACGGAAATCGCGCAGACTACGCTCGGCAATGTCGAAGCGTGGCGCGACGGCACGCCGCGGAATGCCGTCGAGGCGCCTACGGGCGGCTGA
- a CDS encoding plasmid fertility inhibition factor family protein, whose product MSTLMQLPTPSPAASPSSGSEPVWIVPLQEHPPYGHVRLKRVFTTDGTRHQVVLVDARKLIACADRDDTDYVLPPVQEWHPGKLRGIREFLDPSNARIPQMPYVTISTRRAPGMLGWLRLEHEGVVAFRNGQHRARYMMAAGAVWFPVEVHEREAALLRQYCGASDDARMALRPTSGNVAGVPRT is encoded by the coding sequence ATGTCCACACTGATGCAACTACCGACTCCGTCTCCCGCGGCATCGCCGTCGTCCGGCAGCGAGCCTGTCTGGATCGTGCCGCTGCAGGAACATCCGCCGTATGGTCACGTACGCCTGAAGCGCGTCTTCACGACGGACGGCACACGCCATCAGGTGGTGCTCGTCGATGCGCGCAAGCTCATTGCGTGCGCCGATCGCGATGACACCGATTACGTGCTGCCGCCCGTGCAGGAATGGCATCCCGGGAAGCTGCGCGGCATCCGCGAGTTTCTCGATCCTTCCAACGCTCGCATTCCGCAGATGCCCTACGTGACGATCTCGACGCGCCGCGCGCCTGGGATGCTAGGCTGGCTCAGGCTGGAACACGAAGGTGTGGTCGCGTTCCGCAACGGGCAGCATCGCGCGCGGTACATGATGGCGGCGGGCGCCGTGTGGTTTCCAGTGGAAGTGCATGAGCGCGAGGCGGCGCTCTTGCGCCAATACTGTGGTGCGTCCGATGATGCGCGCATGGCGTTGCGGCCTACTTCGGGGAATGTGGCTGGGGTGCCGCGGACCTGA
- a CDS encoding crotonase/enoyl-CoA hydratase family protein, with translation MASEQFGEFVRIETAQKNPTAQKQQVVLPVDAVATIVIDRPARRNAVDRPTAEALAAAFRRFEANDAWRAAVLTGAGGTFCAGADLTALQDDERRNELHADGSGPGPMGPTRMMFTKPVIAAIAGHAVAGGLELAAMCDLRVVEADAVLGVFCRRVGIPLIDGGTIRLPRLIGQSRALDLILTGRAVTADEALAFGLANRVVPKGAARTAAEQLAAELAALPQAALLADRRSVYENSPLGDLPEALRREGAGGYAAVFSQGVAGAAAFAAGAGRHGGSLEKKVP, from the coding sequence ATGGCTAGCGAACAGTTCGGCGAATTCGTGCGAATCGAAACTGCACAAAAAAACCCAACTGCACAGAAACAGCAAGTTGTGCTCCCGGTCGATGCCGTCGCAACGATCGTCATCGACCGTCCCGCTCGCCGCAACGCCGTCGACCGTCCGACGGCGGAAGCCCTCGCCGCCGCGTTCCGCCGCTTCGAGGCCAACGACGCGTGGCGCGCCGCCGTGCTGACGGGCGCGGGCGGCACCTTCTGCGCGGGCGCGGACCTCACTGCTTTACAAGACGACGAACGGCGCAACGAATTGCACGCCGACGGCAGCGGCCCCGGACCGATGGGACCGACGCGCATGATGTTCACCAAGCCCGTGATCGCGGCGATTGCCGGCCATGCGGTGGCGGGCGGCCTGGAACTCGCGGCGATGTGCGATCTGCGCGTGGTCGAAGCGGACGCCGTGCTGGGCGTGTTTTGCCGGAGGGTGGGCATTCCTCTGATCGATGGCGGCACGATCCGGCTGCCGCGTCTGATCGGCCAGTCGCGCGCGCTCGATCTGATCCTGACGGGCCGCGCCGTCACGGCCGACGAAGCGCTCGCGTTCGGCCTTGCCAACCGCGTCGTGCCGAAGGGCGCCGCGCGCACCGCCGCCGAACAGCTCGCCGCCGAACTGGCCGCGCTCCCGCAGGCGGCGCTGCTGGCGGACCGCCGCTCCGTCTATGAAAACTCGCCGCTCGGCGATTTGCCCGAAGCACTGCGCCGCGAAGGGGCGGGTGGCTACGCGGCCGTGTTCTCGCAAGGCGTGGCGGGAGCGGCCGCGTTCGCCGCGGGCGCTGGCCGTCACGGCGGCTCGCTAGAGAAAAAAGTCCCTTGA
- a CDS encoding MFS transporter yields the protein MPLPLLALAVAAFGIGTTEFVIMGLLPDVARDLSVSIPAAGMLVSAYALGVTIGAPIVAIAVANMPRKKALMSLIGIFILGNLLCAIAPGYAVLMAARIVTAFCHGAFFGIGSVVAAGLVAPNRRAQAIALMFTGLTLANVLGVPLGTALGQAVGWRATFWAVTGIGVIAAIALAVCLPSKIEMQKASLVHEFTVLKNPQVLMVLGTSVLASASLFSTFTYITPILEDVTGFTPHAVTMVLLLFGLGLTVGSMIGGKLADWRPVQSLLSFLLAIVAILSVFAMTMHSEIPAMLTIFLWGVLAFAIVPPLQMLIVDRASSAPNLASTLNQGAFNLGNATGAWLGGMAIGAGAPLTSLPWVGVTTAAGAVALTWWSVSLDRRLPVAG from the coding sequence ATGCCTTTGCCCCTGCTTGCACTTGCCGTTGCCGCGTTTGGAATCGGTACCACCGAGTTCGTCATCATGGGGTTGCTGCCCGACGTCGCGCGCGATCTCAGCGTGTCGATTCCGGCGGCGGGCATGCTGGTGTCGGCGTATGCGCTCGGCGTGACGATTGGCGCGCCGATCGTCGCGATCGCAGTCGCCAACATGCCGCGCAAGAAAGCGCTGATGAGCCTGATCGGCATTTTCATTCTCGGCAATCTGCTGTGCGCGATCGCGCCGGGCTACGCAGTGCTGATGGCCGCGCGCATCGTCACCGCCTTCTGCCACGGTGCGTTCTTCGGCATCGGCTCGGTCGTCGCGGCCGGCCTCGTTGCGCCGAACCGCCGCGCGCAGGCCATCGCGCTGATGTTCACGGGTCTCACGCTCGCCAACGTGCTCGGCGTGCCGCTCGGCACGGCGCTCGGCCAGGCCGTCGGCTGGCGCGCGACGTTCTGGGCCGTGACGGGCATCGGCGTGATCGCGGCCATCGCGCTCGCGGTGTGTCTGCCGTCGAAGATCGAAATGCAGAAGGCAAGCCTCGTCCACGAATTCACCGTGCTCAAGAACCCGCAGGTGCTGATGGTGCTCGGCACCAGCGTGCTGGCGTCGGCGAGCCTGTTCTCGACCTTCACCTACATCACGCCGATCCTCGAAGACGTGACGGGCTTCACGCCGCATGCGGTGACAATGGTGCTGTTGCTGTTCGGCCTTGGGTTGACGGTGGGCAGCATGATCGGCGGCAAGCTCGCCGACTGGCGCCCGGTGCAGTCGCTGCTGTCGTTCCTGCTGGCGATCGTAGCGATCCTGTCCGTTTTCGCGATGACGATGCACAGCGAAATCCCCGCGATGCTAACGATTTTCCTGTGGGGCGTGCTCGCGTTCGCGATCGTGCCGCCGCTGCAGATGCTGATCGTCGATCGCGCGAGCAGCGCGCCGAACCTCGCCTCGACGCTCAATCAAGGAGCGTTCAACCTCGGCAACGCGACGGGCGCGTGGCTCGGCGGCATGGCGATTGGCGCGGGCGCGCCGCTCACGTCGCTGCCGTGGGTCGGCGTCACAACGGCGGCGGGCGCGGTGGCGCTGACGTGGTGGTCGGTGTCGCTCGACCGGCGCTTGCCCGTGGCGGGCTAA
- a CDS encoding MFS transporter: protein MKVVFSRDFLALILSVAVVGLGSGATLPLTALALTQAGYGTDVVGLLTAAQAGGGLLVVPIAGWLAARCGGRQAIFGSVLIVAIATALMQLTANLFVWAVLRALCGAALMLLFTIGEAWVNQLADDASRGRVVAIYATNFTLFQMAGPVLVSQIAQFDHWRFLICGAIFLIALPVLSMIRSTPHASDEHEPHGSWRHVLPQMPALVIGTGFFALFDTIALSLMPLFAMAHGIPSEVAVLFASALLLGDTTMQFPIGWLADRLGRGRVHIGCAVLVVVLLPLLPWAVQSPWLCWPLLYVLGAAAGAIYTLSLVACGERFRGVALVSASSLVGASWSIASFGGPLIAGALMKSVGNDAMIGVVLASALAFLAAALWEKRRGVVNAAS from the coding sequence ATGAAAGTCGTCTTCTCCCGTGATTTCCTTGCGCTGATCCTGAGCGTGGCCGTGGTCGGCCTCGGCAGCGGCGCGACACTTCCCCTCACCGCCCTCGCGCTGACGCAAGCGGGCTACGGCACCGATGTCGTCGGCTTGCTGACGGCCGCCCAGGCGGGCGGCGGCCTGCTCGTCGTGCCGATCGCCGGCTGGCTGGCCGCGCGCTGTGGCGGCCGGCAGGCGATCTTCGGCTCGGTGCTGATCGTCGCGATCGCCACTGCGCTGATGCAACTCACCGCCAATCTGTTCGTCTGGGCCGTGCTGCGCGCGCTATGCGGCGCGGCGCTGATGCTGCTGTTCACGATCGGCGAAGCGTGGGTCAACCAGCTCGCCGACGATGCATCGCGCGGCCGCGTCGTCGCAATCTATGCGACGAATTTCACGCTGTTCCAGATGGCGGGCCCCGTGCTCGTCAGTCAGATCGCGCAGTTCGATCACTGGCGCTTTCTGATCTGCGGCGCGATCTTTCTGATTGCGTTGCCCGTGCTGTCGATGATCCGCTCGACGCCGCACGCGTCCGACGAACACGAGCCCCACGGCAGCTGGCGACACGTGTTACCGCAGATGCCCGCGCTCGTGATCGGCACGGGATTCTTCGCGCTGTTCGATACGATCGCGCTGTCACTGATGCCGCTCTTCGCGATGGCACATGGCATTCCGAGCGAAGTGGCCGTGCTGTTCGCATCCGCGCTGCTGCTCGGCGACACGACCATGCAGTTCCCTATCGGCTGGCTCGCGGACCGGCTCGGGCGCGGGCGCGTGCATATCGGCTGCGCGGTGCTGGTCGTCGTGCTGCTGCCATTGTTGCCGTGGGCCGTGCAGTCGCCGTGGCTGTGCTGGCCACTGCTCTACGTGCTCGGCGCGGCGGCGGGCGCGATCTATACGCTGTCGCTCGTCGCGTGTGGCGAGCGCTTTCGCGGCGTGGCGCTGGTGTCGGCGAGTTCGCTCGTGGGAGCGTCGTGGAGTATCGCGAGCTTTGGCGGGCCGCTGATTGCGGGCGCGTTGATGAAGAGCGTCGGCAACGACGCGATGATCGGCGTGGTGCTCGCGAGCGCGCTGGCGTTTCTCGCAGCAGCGTTGTGGGAGAAGCGGCGCGGCGTCGTGAACGCGGCGTCGTGA
- the fahA gene encoding fumarylacetoacetase: MNASSDLQATLDASRKSWVESANEPSCDFPIQNLPFGIFSDGLNATRRAGVAIGNCIVDLAALESAGLLTVASSGAGDSVFVRDALNDFIALGRDAWRSVRIQLSKLLSRDHATLRDDAELRNRALIRQSDATLYLPVQIPGYTDFYSSKEHATNVGSMFRDPKNALLPNWLEIPIGYNGRASSVVVSGTPVRRPNGQLKLPDQERPVFGACRKLDIELETGFIVGRGNALGEPIKCGDAEEHIFGMVLLNDWSARDIQQWEYVPLGPFNSKGFATTISPWIVTLDALEPFRVAQPVQDPQPLEYLRHAGEHAFDISLEVLLKPHGAKEATTIARTNFRHMYWTMAQQLAHHTVSGCNTRVGDLMGSGTISGPTDDSFGSLLELTWNGKNPLQLKDGGTRGFIEDGDQLTLAGWCQGDGYRVGFGTCVGEILPAHK, translated from the coding sequence ATGAACGCATCGAGCGATCTTCAGGCGACGCTCGACGCGTCGCGCAAAAGTTGGGTCGAGTCGGCGAACGAGCCGTCCTGCGATTTTCCGATCCAGAACCTGCCGTTTGGCATCTTTAGCGATGGTCTGAACGCGACGCGCCGCGCGGGCGTCGCGATCGGCAACTGCATCGTCGATCTGGCCGCGCTCGAAAGCGCGGGCCTGCTGACGGTGGCGTCGTCGGGCGCGGGCGACAGCGTGTTCGTGCGCGACGCGCTGAACGATTTCATCGCGCTCGGCCGCGATGCATGGCGCAGTGTGCGCATCCAGTTGAGCAAGCTGCTGTCGCGCGATCACGCGACGTTGCGCGACGACGCCGAACTGCGCAACCGCGCGCTGATCCGTCAGTCCGACGCGACGCTGTATCTGCCCGTGCAGATCCCGGGCTACACGGATTTCTATTCGTCGAAGGAGCACGCGACGAACGTCGGCTCGATGTTCCGCGATCCAAAGAACGCGTTGCTGCCGAACTGGCTGGAGATTCCGATCGGGTACAACGGACGGGCTTCGTCGGTGGTGGTGAGCGGCACGCCCGTGCGCCGTCCGAACGGCCAGTTGAAGCTGCCCGATCAGGAGCGCCCCGTGTTCGGCGCGTGCCGCAAGCTCGATATCGAACTGGAGACGGGTTTTATCGTCGGTCGCGGTAATGCGCTTGGCGAGCCGATCAAGTGCGGTGACGCGGAGGAACACATCTTCGGCATGGTGCTGCTGAACGACTGGAGCGCGCGCGATATCCAGCAGTGGGAATACGTGCCGCTCGGCCCGTTCAACTCCAAGGGTTTCGCGACGACCATTTCGCCGTGGATCGTCACGCTGGACGCGCTCGAACCGTTCCGCGTCGCGCAGCCCGTGCAGGACCCGCAGCCGCTCGAGTATCTGCGCCACGCCGGCGAACACGCCTTCGACATTTCGCTCGAAGTGCTGCTCAAACCGCACGGCGCGAAAGAAGCGACGACCATCGCGCGCACGAACTTCCGTCACATGTACTGGACGATGGCGCAGCAACTCGCGCATCACACGGTGTCGGGCTGCAATACGCGTGTCGGCGATCTGATGGGTTCGGGGACGATCAGCGGACCCACGGATGATTCGTTCGGCAGCCTGCTGGAACTGACCTGGAACGGCAAGAATCCGCTGCAACTGAAGGACGGGGGCACACGCGGATTCATCGAAGACGGCGACCAACTGACGCTCGCGGGATGGTGCCAGGGCGATGGTTATCGCGTCGGCTTTGGTACTTGCGTCGGCGAGATTCTGCCGGCGCATAAGTAA